Proteins from a genomic interval of Desulfofustis limnaeus:
- a CDS encoding SLC13 family permease, whose translation MDVWMISLLLVVVFYLLITEKISVDLTAIGIMVALVVSGLLTPQQAVSGIANPAVVTVAAMFVVSKGLMRTGGVEFLGRQVIKVAQKNVVAAQALILFSVAFASAFINNTPIVVLFIPVVMAMCCELGLSPSRFLIPVSYASILAGTCTLIGTSTNIIISDLSDQYGHGALSMFELSTIGVPIALLGIIFLLVAAPRLLPALANPVCRLQDSDHRQYLAELQIRATSKVIGKPAQSVFAERFPGLEVIEVASGDRIFRPGRDGKNIGADDILLVKGSPNDLVALLHEEGVELPTSEKDLALGAQKDAPIVVELLIPPGSSARRQRLAETDLARDSGIHLIAVRRQALRLSERQLHDVRLQTGDILLIWCSGSKLEELRGDTDYLIIEDVYQELVHKRKAWWAIINFVCMIGTAALGIADIMTCALTAAFLMIVTGCLQVRDAYRALQADVLLLIAATIALGMAMESTGASRLYAEAFLSLFSGMSPSVVLAGIIVLTSVATQILSNNAAAVLLLPIAVSTAVGLSVDPKPFIIGVCIGASACFASPIGYQTNLMVYGPGGYRFVDYLRLGIPLNLLVVVLGTLLIPHVWPF comes from the coding sequence ATGGATGTATGGATGATTTCCCTGCTCCTGGTGGTGGTTTTCTATCTGCTCATTACCGAGAAGATCTCCGTTGATCTCACCGCCATCGGGATCATGGTGGCGTTGGTGGTTTCCGGCCTGTTGACCCCTCAGCAGGCGGTCTCCGGTATTGCCAATCCGGCGGTGGTCACGGTGGCGGCGATGTTTGTGGTCAGCAAGGGGTTGATGCGTACCGGCGGCGTCGAATTTCTCGGCCGGCAAGTGATCAAGGTCGCCCAGAAAAACGTGGTGGCGGCGCAGGCCCTCATTCTCTTCTCCGTCGCATTTGCTTCGGCCTTCATTAATAACACGCCGATTGTGGTGCTGTTCATCCCGGTGGTCATGGCCATGTGCTGCGAACTTGGGCTCAGTCCGTCGAGATTTTTGATCCCCGTGTCATACGCTTCCATCCTGGCCGGGACCTGCACCCTGATCGGTACCTCCACGAATATCATCATCAGTGATTTGAGCGACCAGTACGGTCACGGCGCGCTCTCCATGTTCGAGTTGTCGACCATCGGGGTGCCCATCGCCCTGCTCGGCATTATCTTCCTGTTGGTCGCTGCGCCGCGGCTGTTGCCGGCGCTGGCCAACCCCGTCTGCCGATTGCAGGACAGCGATCATCGGCAATACCTGGCTGAGTTGCAGATCCGCGCCACCAGCAAGGTGATCGGCAAACCGGCACAGTCGGTGTTCGCGGAGCGTTTTCCCGGTCTCGAGGTGATCGAGGTGGCCAGTGGTGATCGGATCTTTCGTCCCGGGCGGGACGGAAAAAACATCGGGGCGGACGATATCCTGCTGGTCAAGGGCTCACCCAACGACTTGGTGGCGCTGCTTCACGAGGAAGGCGTGGAACTCCCCACATCGGAAAAGGACCTGGCCCTTGGCGCCCAGAAGGATGCCCCCATTGTCGTGGAGTTGTTGATCCCCCCCGGTTCGTCCGCCCGCCGCCAGCGCCTGGCGGAGACCGATCTGGCCAGAGACTCCGGCATCCATCTCATTGCCGTTAGGCGGCAGGCGCTGCGACTCTCCGAACGACAGCTCCACGATGTCCGCCTGCAGACCGGCGATATCCTATTGATCTGGTGTTCTGGCTCAAAGCTCGAGGAATTACGAGGCGATACGGACTATTTGATCATCGAGGATGTCTATCAGGAACTGGTACACAAAAGAAAGGCATGGTGGGCGATCATCAATTTTGTCTGCATGATCGGCACCGCCGCACTCGGTATCGCCGATATCATGACTTGTGCCTTGACGGCAGCCTTTCTGATGATTGTTACCGGCTGCCTGCAGGTGCGCGACGCCTATCGCGCTCTGCAGGCCGACGTCCTGTTGCTGATTGCCGCCACCATCGCTCTTGGCATGGCCATGGAATCGACCGGGGCCAGTCGTCTTTACGCGGAAGCCTTCCTGAGCCTGTTCAGCGGCATGTCTCCCTCGGTGGTCCTGGCCGGCATCATCGTCCTGACCAGCGTTGCCACGCAGATATTGAGCAACAACGCCGCCGCCGTCCTTCTCTTGCCCATCGCCGTCTCCACGGCCGTCGGTCTCAGCGTCGATCCCAAACCATTCATCATCGGGGTCTGTATCGGTGCCAGCGCCTGCTTCGCATCGCCGATCGGCTACCAGACGAACCTGATGGTCTACGGACCCGGCGGCTATCGTTTCGTCGATTATCTCCGTTTGGGCATCCCGCTCAACCTTCTGGTGGTGGTACTTGGCACTTTGCTCATTCCCCATGTCTGGCCGTTCTGA
- a CDS encoding PAS domain-containing protein, whose amino-acid sequence MRDRTAILNLEHISLMNDNTLQNGISAALFSALPEPFFVFDREGRYQQIFGGADTQKYHDGRHLVGKRIHDVIDTGLADVFVAEIGKAIDSNRVHTFVYQLAATDIKGSEALPGPSGKQWFEAHISPIATTPGEQPLVVWIAFNITRLQAALAEKEALIDKLQNAIKEIKTLRGILPICAHCKKIRDDHGYWQRLETYLKDHSEADLSHGICPDCLKKHYPDIEL is encoded by the coding sequence GTGCGTGATCGCACAGCCATCTTGAACCTGGAGCATATTTCCCTGATGAACGACAATACCCTGCAGAACGGGATCAGCGCCGCTCTCTTTAGCGCCTTGCCGGAACCATTCTTTGTTTTCGACCGGGAGGGCCGCTATCAGCAGATCTTTGGTGGTGCCGACACGCAGAAATACCACGATGGCCGGCACCTGGTCGGCAAACGAATCCACGACGTGATCGACACCGGTCTGGCCGACGTGTTTGTCGCCGAAATCGGCAAGGCCATCGACAGCAACCGCGTCCACACCTTTGTCTATCAACTGGCAGCCACCGACATCAAGGGCTCGGAAGCCCTGCCGGGCCCCTCCGGGAAACAGTGGTTCGAGGCGCACATATCGCCCATCGCCACAACGCCTGGCGAGCAGCCCCTGGTGGTCTGGATCGCCTTCAACATCACACGGCTGCAGGCCGCCCTTGCCGAAAAAGAGGCCTTGATCGACAAGCTGCAAAACGCGATTAAAGAAATCAAGACGTTACGGGGTATTTTACCGATCTGTGCCCACTGCAAGAAGATCCGAGACGACCACGGATACTGGCAACGGTTGGAGACCTATCTCAAGGACCATTCGGAGGCCGACCTGAGCCATGGGATCTGCCCGGATTGCCTGAAGAAGCACTACCCGGACATTGAGCTCTAA
- a CDS encoding toxic anion resistance protein, with amino-acid sequence MINETELKTIEAQLLQGNPPVPYQEAAAPERAEIDALIKQIDVNDTHALLYFGAPIQQQLAGISDDMLEGVRNKDTGPAGEALNRMVATVRDFDVGSLDPQSKPGLFARLLGKTKPVAEFLQRYEEVRDQIDAIADDLERHKTQLLKDIAQLDRLYAANLEYFHHLERYIVAGEKKLRQLDGQEIPAMVRTAEEGKSMTAAQQLRDLRANRDALERRVHDLKLTRQVAMQSLPSIRLVQENDKGLINKIVSTTANTLPLWRQQLAQAVTIHRSREAADVIRSATDLTNELLKANAENLRQGNIEARREMERGVFDIEAVKQANASLIQTIEESLSIAEEGRKKRADAALQLETLEAELRRTLISVSGRAQEKISSGDQQNT; translated from the coding sequence ATGATCAACGAAACGGAACTGAAAACTATTGAAGCACAGCTGTTGCAGGGCAATCCCCCGGTGCCTTACCAGGAGGCTGCTGCTCCGGAGCGAGCGGAAATTGATGCGCTGATCAAGCAGATCGATGTCAACGACACCCACGCCCTGCTCTATTTCGGCGCCCCGATCCAGCAGCAGTTAGCCGGCATCTCCGACGATATGCTCGAGGGAGTGCGCAATAAGGATACCGGCCCCGCCGGTGAGGCACTCAACCGGATGGTCGCGACGGTGCGTGACTTCGACGTGGGTTCTCTGGATCCGCAGAGCAAGCCGGGACTGTTTGCCCGTCTACTCGGAAAAACCAAGCCGGTGGCCGAATTTCTTCAGCGCTATGAGGAGGTGCGCGACCAGATCGATGCCATCGCCGACGATCTGGAACGGCACAAAACGCAACTCTTGAAAGATATCGCCCAGCTCGATCGCCTCTATGCCGCCAATCTCGAGTATTTCCATCACCTGGAGCGCTATATTGTCGCCGGAGAAAAAAAGCTCCGGCAGCTCGACGGGCAGGAGATCCCGGCCATGGTGCGCACCGCGGAGGAGGGGAAATCGATGACGGCGGCCCAGCAGTTGCGTGATCTGCGCGCTAACCGTGACGCCTTGGAGCGGCGGGTGCATGATCTCAAATTGACCCGTCAGGTAGCCATGCAGAGTCTGCCGAGCATCCGCCTGGTCCAGGAGAACGACAAGGGATTGATCAACAAAATCGTCTCCACCACGGCCAACACCTTGCCACTGTGGCGGCAGCAGCTGGCCCAGGCGGTGACTATCCACCGCTCCCGCGAGGCGGCAGACGTGATCCGCTCTGCAACTGATCTGACCAACGAATTACTCAAGGCCAACGCCGAGAACCTCAGACAGGGCAACATCGAAGCGCGGCGCGAGATGGAACGCGGCGTTTTCGATATCGAAGCGGTGAAGCAGGCCAACGCATCACTGATCCAGACCATCGAGGAAAGCCTCAGTATCGCCGAAGAAGGACGGAAAAAACGAGCCGATGCCGCCCTCCAGTTGGAGACTCTTGAAGCCGAACTGCGCCGAACCCTGATCAGTGTCAGTGGCCGAGCGCAGGAAAAAATCAGCAGCGGTGATCAGCAGAACACGTGA